One window from the genome of Grus americana isolate bGruAme1 chromosome 2, bGruAme1.mat, whole genome shotgun sequence encodes:
- the ESRP1 gene encoding epithelial splicing regulatory protein 1 isoform X1, which produces MTASPDYLVILFVTTAGTNGARLGSDERELLQLLWKVVDLRSKELGHLHDVLVRPDHPELTAECQEITQVDVESLALAPPLEQALRQFNQSVSNELNIGVGTSFCFCTDGQLHIRQVLHPEASKKNILLPECFYSFFDLRKEFKKCCPGSPDISKLDVAAMTEYLNLDKNSPAFPYGVSQVEDMGNIILTLISEPYNHRFSDPERVNYKFESGPCSKMELVDDNAVIRARGLPWQSSDQDIARFFKGLNIAKGGAALCLNAQGRRNGEALVRFVSEEHRDLALQRHKHHMGNRYIEVYKATGEDFLKIAGGTSNEVAQFLSKENQVIVRMRGLPFNVTTEEVLTFFGQHCPVTGGKEGVLFVTYPDSRPTGDAFVLFACEEYAQNALKKHKDLLGKRYIELFRSTAAEVQQVLNRYSSTPLIPLPTPPILPVLPQQFVPPTNVRDCIRLRGLPYAATIEDILEFLGEFSTDIRTHGVHMVLNHQGRPSGDAFIQMKSADRAFLAAQKCHKKTMKDRYVEVFQCSAEEMNFVLMGGTLNRNGLSPPPCKLPCLSPPSYSFPAPAAVMPTEAALYQPSMLLNPRTLQPSTAYYPAGAQLFMNYTAYYPSMQQRMDLYTQMIRPGQCLKNGFAFKGPSS; this is translated from the exons ATGACGGCGTCTCCCGACTACCTGGTGATCCTCTTCGTTACCACGGCGGGCACCAACGGAGCAAGGCTGGGCTCGGATGAGcgagagctgctccagctcctgtgGAAAGTGGTCGACCTGAGGAGTAAGGAG CTGGGGCACCTGCACGATGTGCTGGTCCGGCCTGACCACCCGGAGCTGACGGCTGAGTGCCAGGAGATCACCCAGGTGGATGTGGAGAGCCTGGCACTGGCTCCACCGCTGGAGCAGGCATTGAGACAG TTTAATCAGTCCGTGAGCAATGAGCTGAACATTGGTGTAGGTacttccttctgtttctgtacTGATGGACAGTTGCACATTAGGCAGGTTCTGCACCCTGAAGCTTCCAAAAAG AATATCTTACTGCCTGAATGCTTCTACTCCTTTTTTGACTTGCGGAAAGAGTTCAAGAAATGTTGCCCTGGCTCACCTGACATTAGCAAACTCGATGTTGCAGCCATGACAGAAT ATTTAAATCTTGACAAGAACAGTCCAGCGTTTCCCTATGGAGTCTCTCAAGTTGAAGATATGGGGAATATAATTTTAACACTGATATCTGAACCATACA ATCACAGATTTTCAGATCCAGAAAGAGTGAACTACAAATTTGAAAGTGGGCCTTG cagcaagaTGGAACTTGTGGATGACAATGCTGTTATCCGAGCAAGAGGATTGCCGTGGCAGTCGTCTGACCAAGACATAGCGAGATTCTTCAAAGGCCTAAATATTGCCAA GGGAGGTGCTGCACTCTGTCTCAACGCCCAAGGTAGGAGGAATGGGGAAGCTCTCGTGAGGTTTGTAAGTGAAGAGCACAGAGATCTAGCGCTACAAAGGCACAAGCATCACATGGGGAATCGATACATTGAG GTATACAAGGCAACAGGTGAAGACTTCCTTAAAATTGCAGGAG GCACTTCCAACGAGGTTGCGCAGTTCTTGTCGAAAGAAAACCAAGTGATTGTCAGGATGCGAGGTCTTCCTTTCAACGTAACAACAGAAGAAGTGCTGACGTTCTTCGGCCAGCACTGCCCTGTaacaggaggaaaggagggagtCCTGTTTGTCACGTACCCTGACAGCAGGCCAACAGGGGATGCCTTTGTGTTGTTTGCTTGTGAGGAATATGCacaaaatgcactgaaaaagcATAAGGACTTGCTGGGGAAAAGGTACATTGAACTCTTCAGGAGCACTGCAGCAGAAGTTCAGCAG GTGCTGAACAGGTACTCTTCCACACCTCTCATTCCTCTCCCGACACCTCCTATTCTTCCAGTATTACCTCAACAATTTGTGCCTCCCACTAACGTCAGAGACTGTATACGTTTGCGTGGTCTTCCTTATGCTGCTACTATAGAGGACATCCTGGAGTTCTTGGGGGAGTTTTCTACAGATATTCGGACCCATGGAGTTCACATGGTACTGAATCACCAG GGACGTCCATCGGGAGATGCTTTTATTCAGATGAAATCTGCAGACCGAGCTTTTCTGGCTGCACAGAAGTGTCATAAGAAAACTATGAAGGACAGATATGTTGAAGTCTTTCAATGTTCTGCTGAGGAGATGAACTTTGTATTAATGGGGGGCACTTTAAATCGAAATGGCTTGTCCCCGCCACCATGTAAGTTACCAT GCCTTTCACCCCCTTCCTACTCctttccagctcctgctgcagttaTGCCAACAGAAGCTGCTCTGTACCAGCCATCTATGCTCCTGAACCCACGAACGCTCCAGCCCTCCACAGCGTACTACCCTGCTGGGGCTCAGCTCTTCATGAACTACACAGCCTACTACCCCAG TATGCAGCAGAGGATGGACTTGTACACACAAATGATCCGGCCAGGACAGTGTCTAAAGAATGGATTTGCATTTAAAGGCCCCAGCAGTTAG
- the ESRP1 gene encoding epithelial splicing regulatory protein 1 isoform X2: protein MTASPDYLVILFVTTAGTNGARLGSDERELLQLLWKVVDLRSKELGHLHDVLVRPDHPELTAECQEITQVDVESLALAPPLEQALRQFNQSVSNELNIGVGTSFCFCTDGQLHIRQVLHPEASKKNILLPECFYSFFDLRKEFKKCCPGSPDISKLDVAAMTEYLNLDKNSPAFPYGVSQVEDMGNIILTLISEPYNHRFSDPERVNYKFESGPCSKMELVDDNAVIRARGLPWQSSDQDIARFFKGLNIAKGGAALCLNAQGRRNGEALVRFVSEEHRDLALQRHKHHMGNRYIEVYKATGEDFLKIAGGTSNEVAQFLSKENQVIVRMRGLPFNVTTEEVLTFFGQHCPVTGGKEGVLFVTYPDSRPTGDAFVLFACEEYAQNALKKHKDLLGKRYIELFRSTAAEVQQVLNRYSSTPLIPLPTPPILPVLPQQFVPPTNVRDCIRLRGLPYAATIEDILEFLGEFSTDIRTHGVHMVLNHQGRPSGDAFIQMKSADRAFLAAQKCHKKTMKDRYVEVFQCSAEEMNFVLMGGTLNRNGLSPPPCLSPPSYSFPAPAAVMPTEAALYQPSMLLNPRTLQPSTAYYPAGAQLFMNYTAYYPSMQQRMDLYTQMIRPGQCLKNGFAFKGPSS, encoded by the exons ATGACGGCGTCTCCCGACTACCTGGTGATCCTCTTCGTTACCACGGCGGGCACCAACGGAGCAAGGCTGGGCTCGGATGAGcgagagctgctccagctcctgtgGAAAGTGGTCGACCTGAGGAGTAAGGAG CTGGGGCACCTGCACGATGTGCTGGTCCGGCCTGACCACCCGGAGCTGACGGCTGAGTGCCAGGAGATCACCCAGGTGGATGTGGAGAGCCTGGCACTGGCTCCACCGCTGGAGCAGGCATTGAGACAG TTTAATCAGTCCGTGAGCAATGAGCTGAACATTGGTGTAGGTacttccttctgtttctgtacTGATGGACAGTTGCACATTAGGCAGGTTCTGCACCCTGAAGCTTCCAAAAAG AATATCTTACTGCCTGAATGCTTCTACTCCTTTTTTGACTTGCGGAAAGAGTTCAAGAAATGTTGCCCTGGCTCACCTGACATTAGCAAACTCGATGTTGCAGCCATGACAGAAT ATTTAAATCTTGACAAGAACAGTCCAGCGTTTCCCTATGGAGTCTCTCAAGTTGAAGATATGGGGAATATAATTTTAACACTGATATCTGAACCATACA ATCACAGATTTTCAGATCCAGAAAGAGTGAACTACAAATTTGAAAGTGGGCCTTG cagcaagaTGGAACTTGTGGATGACAATGCTGTTATCCGAGCAAGAGGATTGCCGTGGCAGTCGTCTGACCAAGACATAGCGAGATTCTTCAAAGGCCTAAATATTGCCAA GGGAGGTGCTGCACTCTGTCTCAACGCCCAAGGTAGGAGGAATGGGGAAGCTCTCGTGAGGTTTGTAAGTGAAGAGCACAGAGATCTAGCGCTACAAAGGCACAAGCATCACATGGGGAATCGATACATTGAG GTATACAAGGCAACAGGTGAAGACTTCCTTAAAATTGCAGGAG GCACTTCCAACGAGGTTGCGCAGTTCTTGTCGAAAGAAAACCAAGTGATTGTCAGGATGCGAGGTCTTCCTTTCAACGTAACAACAGAAGAAGTGCTGACGTTCTTCGGCCAGCACTGCCCTGTaacaggaggaaaggagggagtCCTGTTTGTCACGTACCCTGACAGCAGGCCAACAGGGGATGCCTTTGTGTTGTTTGCTTGTGAGGAATATGCacaaaatgcactgaaaaagcATAAGGACTTGCTGGGGAAAAGGTACATTGAACTCTTCAGGAGCACTGCAGCAGAAGTTCAGCAG GTGCTGAACAGGTACTCTTCCACACCTCTCATTCCTCTCCCGACACCTCCTATTCTTCCAGTATTACCTCAACAATTTGTGCCTCCCACTAACGTCAGAGACTGTATACGTTTGCGTGGTCTTCCTTATGCTGCTACTATAGAGGACATCCTGGAGTTCTTGGGGGAGTTTTCTACAGATATTCGGACCCATGGAGTTCACATGGTACTGAATCACCAG GGACGTCCATCGGGAGATGCTTTTATTCAGATGAAATCTGCAGACCGAGCTTTTCTGGCTGCACAGAAGTGTCATAAGAAAACTATGAAGGACAGATATGTTGAAGTCTTTCAATGTTCTGCTGAGGAGATGAACTTTGTATTAATGGGGGGCACTTTAAATCGAAATGGCTTGTCCCCGCCACCAT GCCTTTCACCCCCTTCCTACTCctttccagctcctgctgcagttaTGCCAACAGAAGCTGCTCTGTACCAGCCATCTATGCTCCTGAACCCACGAACGCTCCAGCCCTCCACAGCGTACTACCCTGCTGGGGCTCAGCTCTTCATGAACTACACAGCCTACTACCCCAG TATGCAGCAGAGGATGGACTTGTACACACAAATGATCCGGCCAGGACAGTGTCTAAAGAATGGATTTGCATTTAAAGGCCCCAGCAGTTAG
- the ESRP1 gene encoding epithelial splicing regulatory protein 1 isoform X3, with amino-acid sequence MTASPDYLVILFVTTAGTNGARLGSDERELLQLLWKVVDLRSKELGHLHDVLVRPDHPELTAECQEITQVDVESLALAPPLEQALRQFNQSVSNELNIGVGTSFCFCTDGQLHIRQVLHPEASKKNILLPECFYSFFDLRKEFKKCCPGSPDISKLDVAAMTEYLNLDKNSPAFPYGVSQVEDMGNIILTLISEPYNHRFSDPERVNYKFESGPCSKMELVDDNAVIRARGLPWQSSDQDIARFFKGLNIAKGGAALCLNAQGRRNGEALVRFVSEEHRDLALQRHKHHMGNRYIEVYKATGEDFLKIAGGTSNEVAQFLSKENQVIVRMRGLPFNVTTEEVLTFFGQHCPVTGGKEGVLFVTYPDSRPTGDAFVLFACEEYAQNALKKHKDLLGKRYIELFRSTAAEVQQVLNRYSSTPLIPLPTPPILPVLPQQFVPPTNVRDCIRLRGLPYAATIEDILEFLGEFSTDIRTHGVHMVLNHQGRPSGDAFIQMKSADRAFLAAQKCHKKTMKDRYVEVFQCSAEEMNFVLMGGTLNRNGLSPPPCKLPCLSPPSYSFPAPAAVMPTEAALYQPSMLLNPRTLQPSTAYYPAGAQLFMNYTAYYPRFFHPF; translated from the exons ATGACGGCGTCTCCCGACTACCTGGTGATCCTCTTCGTTACCACGGCGGGCACCAACGGAGCAAGGCTGGGCTCGGATGAGcgagagctgctccagctcctgtgGAAAGTGGTCGACCTGAGGAGTAAGGAG CTGGGGCACCTGCACGATGTGCTGGTCCGGCCTGACCACCCGGAGCTGACGGCTGAGTGCCAGGAGATCACCCAGGTGGATGTGGAGAGCCTGGCACTGGCTCCACCGCTGGAGCAGGCATTGAGACAG TTTAATCAGTCCGTGAGCAATGAGCTGAACATTGGTGTAGGTacttccttctgtttctgtacTGATGGACAGTTGCACATTAGGCAGGTTCTGCACCCTGAAGCTTCCAAAAAG AATATCTTACTGCCTGAATGCTTCTACTCCTTTTTTGACTTGCGGAAAGAGTTCAAGAAATGTTGCCCTGGCTCACCTGACATTAGCAAACTCGATGTTGCAGCCATGACAGAAT ATTTAAATCTTGACAAGAACAGTCCAGCGTTTCCCTATGGAGTCTCTCAAGTTGAAGATATGGGGAATATAATTTTAACACTGATATCTGAACCATACA ATCACAGATTTTCAGATCCAGAAAGAGTGAACTACAAATTTGAAAGTGGGCCTTG cagcaagaTGGAACTTGTGGATGACAATGCTGTTATCCGAGCAAGAGGATTGCCGTGGCAGTCGTCTGACCAAGACATAGCGAGATTCTTCAAAGGCCTAAATATTGCCAA GGGAGGTGCTGCACTCTGTCTCAACGCCCAAGGTAGGAGGAATGGGGAAGCTCTCGTGAGGTTTGTAAGTGAAGAGCACAGAGATCTAGCGCTACAAAGGCACAAGCATCACATGGGGAATCGATACATTGAG GTATACAAGGCAACAGGTGAAGACTTCCTTAAAATTGCAGGAG GCACTTCCAACGAGGTTGCGCAGTTCTTGTCGAAAGAAAACCAAGTGATTGTCAGGATGCGAGGTCTTCCTTTCAACGTAACAACAGAAGAAGTGCTGACGTTCTTCGGCCAGCACTGCCCTGTaacaggaggaaaggagggagtCCTGTTTGTCACGTACCCTGACAGCAGGCCAACAGGGGATGCCTTTGTGTTGTTTGCTTGTGAGGAATATGCacaaaatgcactgaaaaagcATAAGGACTTGCTGGGGAAAAGGTACATTGAACTCTTCAGGAGCACTGCAGCAGAAGTTCAGCAG GTGCTGAACAGGTACTCTTCCACACCTCTCATTCCTCTCCCGACACCTCCTATTCTTCCAGTATTACCTCAACAATTTGTGCCTCCCACTAACGTCAGAGACTGTATACGTTTGCGTGGTCTTCCTTATGCTGCTACTATAGAGGACATCCTGGAGTTCTTGGGGGAGTTTTCTACAGATATTCGGACCCATGGAGTTCACATGGTACTGAATCACCAG GGACGTCCATCGGGAGATGCTTTTATTCAGATGAAATCTGCAGACCGAGCTTTTCTGGCTGCACAGAAGTGTCATAAGAAAACTATGAAGGACAGATATGTTGAAGTCTTTCAATGTTCTGCTGAGGAGATGAACTTTGTATTAATGGGGGGCACTTTAAATCGAAATGGCTTGTCCCCGCCACCATGTAAGTTACCAT GCCTTTCACCCCCTTCCTACTCctttccagctcctgctgcagttaTGCCAACAGAAGCTGCTCTGTACCAGCCATCTATGCTCCTGAACCCACGAACGCTCCAGCCCTCCACAGCGTACTACCCTGCTGGGGCTCAGCTCTTCATGAACTACACAGCCTACTACCCCAG ATTCTTCCACCCTTTCTGA
- the ESRP1 gene encoding epithelial splicing regulatory protein 1 isoform X4, whose product MTASPDYLVILFVTTAGTNGARLGSDERELLQLLWKVVDLRSKELGHLHDVLVRPDHPELTAECQEITQVDVESLALAPPLEQALRQFNQSVSNELNIGVGTSFCFCTDGQLHIRQVLHPEASKKNILLPECFYSFFDLRKEFKKCCPGSPDISKLDVAAMTEYLNLDKNSPAFPYGVSQVEDMGNIILTLISEPYNHRFSDPERVNYKFESGPCSKMELVDDNAVIRARGLPWQSSDQDIARFFKGLNIAKGGAALCLNAQGRRNGEALVRFVSEEHRDLALQRHKHHMGNRYIEVYKATGEDFLKIAGGTSNEVAQFLSKENQVIVRMRGLPFNVTTEEVLTFFGQHCPVTGGKEGVLFVTYPDSRPTGDAFVLFACEEYAQNALKKHKDLLGKRYIELFRSTAAEVQQVLNRYSSTPLIPLPTPPILPVLPQQFVPPTNVRDCIRLRGLPYAATIEDILEFLGEFSTDIRTHGVHMVLNHQGRPSGDAFIQMKSADRAFLAAQKCHKKTMKDRYVEVFQCSAEEMNFVLMGGTLNRNGLSPPPCKLPCLSPPSYSFPAPAAVMPTEAALYQPSMLLNPRTLQPSTAYYPAGAQLFMNYTAYYPR is encoded by the exons ATGACGGCGTCTCCCGACTACCTGGTGATCCTCTTCGTTACCACGGCGGGCACCAACGGAGCAAGGCTGGGCTCGGATGAGcgagagctgctccagctcctgtgGAAAGTGGTCGACCTGAGGAGTAAGGAG CTGGGGCACCTGCACGATGTGCTGGTCCGGCCTGACCACCCGGAGCTGACGGCTGAGTGCCAGGAGATCACCCAGGTGGATGTGGAGAGCCTGGCACTGGCTCCACCGCTGGAGCAGGCATTGAGACAG TTTAATCAGTCCGTGAGCAATGAGCTGAACATTGGTGTAGGTacttccttctgtttctgtacTGATGGACAGTTGCACATTAGGCAGGTTCTGCACCCTGAAGCTTCCAAAAAG AATATCTTACTGCCTGAATGCTTCTACTCCTTTTTTGACTTGCGGAAAGAGTTCAAGAAATGTTGCCCTGGCTCACCTGACATTAGCAAACTCGATGTTGCAGCCATGACAGAAT ATTTAAATCTTGACAAGAACAGTCCAGCGTTTCCCTATGGAGTCTCTCAAGTTGAAGATATGGGGAATATAATTTTAACACTGATATCTGAACCATACA ATCACAGATTTTCAGATCCAGAAAGAGTGAACTACAAATTTGAAAGTGGGCCTTG cagcaagaTGGAACTTGTGGATGACAATGCTGTTATCCGAGCAAGAGGATTGCCGTGGCAGTCGTCTGACCAAGACATAGCGAGATTCTTCAAAGGCCTAAATATTGCCAA GGGAGGTGCTGCACTCTGTCTCAACGCCCAAGGTAGGAGGAATGGGGAAGCTCTCGTGAGGTTTGTAAGTGAAGAGCACAGAGATCTAGCGCTACAAAGGCACAAGCATCACATGGGGAATCGATACATTGAG GTATACAAGGCAACAGGTGAAGACTTCCTTAAAATTGCAGGAG GCACTTCCAACGAGGTTGCGCAGTTCTTGTCGAAAGAAAACCAAGTGATTGTCAGGATGCGAGGTCTTCCTTTCAACGTAACAACAGAAGAAGTGCTGACGTTCTTCGGCCAGCACTGCCCTGTaacaggaggaaaggagggagtCCTGTTTGTCACGTACCCTGACAGCAGGCCAACAGGGGATGCCTTTGTGTTGTTTGCTTGTGAGGAATATGCacaaaatgcactgaaaaagcATAAGGACTTGCTGGGGAAAAGGTACATTGAACTCTTCAGGAGCACTGCAGCAGAAGTTCAGCAG GTGCTGAACAGGTACTCTTCCACACCTCTCATTCCTCTCCCGACACCTCCTATTCTTCCAGTATTACCTCAACAATTTGTGCCTCCCACTAACGTCAGAGACTGTATACGTTTGCGTGGTCTTCCTTATGCTGCTACTATAGAGGACATCCTGGAGTTCTTGGGGGAGTTTTCTACAGATATTCGGACCCATGGAGTTCACATGGTACTGAATCACCAG GGACGTCCATCGGGAGATGCTTTTATTCAGATGAAATCTGCAGACCGAGCTTTTCTGGCTGCACAGAAGTGTCATAAGAAAACTATGAAGGACAGATATGTTGAAGTCTTTCAATGTTCTGCTGAGGAGATGAACTTTGTATTAATGGGGGGCACTTTAAATCGAAATGGCTTGTCCCCGCCACCATGTAAGTTACCAT GCCTTTCACCCCCTTCCTACTCctttccagctcctgctgcagttaTGCCAACAGAAGCTGCTCTGTACCAGCCATCTATGCTCCTGAACCCACGAACGCTCCAGCCCTCCACAGCGTACTACCCTGCTGGGGCTCAGCTCTTCATGAACTACACAGCCTACTACCCCAGgtaa